From the Brachyspira intermedia PWS/A genome, the window TATTTTATTTTCTCAGCAGCCCCAAGTGTCGCTTGTACATTTTTATATGTGTAATGGAAATATCGGCGATTCGAAAATAACTATGTATTTTAATATAATGGATGGAACAAATGTATTTGGAAGATATCATTATAACAATATAAATCAATTCATAGATATAAGAGGGCATATTAACGGGAATAAATTATATATTGAAGAAAAAGTTAATAACCGTATAACAGGATATTTTAATGGAATAGTTTCTAATGATTTATTTTTTTCAGGAGAATGGGTATCCAAAGATGGAGAAAATAAATATGATTTTTCATTTTATAGAGATGAATCTTATCCTGTACATACTATGGATATAGTAAATTCATGGTTAAAGCTTGAGTTGGATAATGGAAAAAAATTTGAATCAACTAAAGATGCTGTCATAATAAGAAATGAAAAAAATCTTAATAATTTAGATAGAATTTCTTTAGATGTTGATGGAATAAAATCATTAAATACAAATAGAATTGCATATATATTAAATAATGCCATTATTGATGAATATAATGTTTGGACAAAGTCATCGCAAAATAATGAGGATTTTCATCTTATTAAAGAAATAAATGTTGCTTATTTAGATGAGAATATAATATCATTTACAATATATAATTATTCTTATACAGGCGGAACGCATGGTATATATAATGTTGTGCCTGCTATATATTTAATTTCAACAGGTGAAAGGATAGGGTTGAGTTTATCAGAGCTAATAGAAAATAAAAATGATAGAGAATTAATTAATTTGATGAGAAGTAAATTACTTAGGAATTTTACAGAAAAAGATTTTTTTGATTTTTATTCTATTGAGCTTAGTGAAATTTATGATGTAACTCCAGCAGGTATATCATTTTATTGGCCTTTATATAAAATTGCTGATTATGCTCATGGTGTTATAGAAATTGAATTTACATATTTAGAGCTTAAGCCTTTTATTAAAAAGGATTCTAAATTTTGGTATTTGTTTAATAAATAATTATATGATATTGAGTTGTGAGGATATATTTTATGAATGATAATGATATTCACCCAATAATGAAAGAGCTTACAAAGGTTACAAAAGAAATGCCTATGCCTGTTGTAACTGAAATAAAAATAATAACAAACAGAGATGCTTATAAAATTTTAATATCAACAATGCTTTCACTTAGAACGAAAGATCCTACAACTAGAGATGCTTCTATGAGATTATTTGAAAAAGCAGGAAACCCTAAAGATATGCTTAAACTT encodes:
- a CDS encoding PdaC/SigV domain-containing protein; amino-acid sequence: MYFNIMDGTNVFGRYHYNNINQFIDIRGHINGNKLYIEEKVNNRITGYFNGIVSNDLFFSGEWVSKDGENKYDFSFYRDESYPVHTMDIVNSWLKLELDNGKKFESTKDAVIIRNEKNLNNLDRISLDVDGIKSLNTNRIAYILNNAIIDEYNVWTKSSQNNEDFHLIKEINVAYLDENIISFTIYNYSYTGGTHGIYNVVPAIYLISTGERIGLSLSELIENKNDRELINLMRSKLLRNFTEKDFFDFYSIELSEIYDVTPAGISFYWPLYKIADYAHGVIEIEFTYLELKPFIKKDSKFWYLFNK